taaaaaaaactatcaaacaagacaaaaaaaacaacaaataaacaataaatttttgGGAAATAAGTGCGCCTGAGTCTGGGTCGCAATTCCGAATGTTTcgaaataggaaaaatccgtagctctatagtccgcaaatagtcaaactagaggctctaaagagcctgtgtcgctcaccttggtctatgtgcatattaaacaaaggacacagatggattcatgacaaaattgtgttttgctgatagtgatgtgtttgtagatcttactttactgaacattcttggtacttaggattttctctatctataataaacttggacctttagatacagtgaaaaatattttgtaaaaatttacaaaaatttaccaaattagtgaaaattgttaaaaattgaataaaatgggcaacaactccttaaggggtcaactgacgattttggtcatgttgacttatttctagatcttacttagctgaacattattgctgtttacaagttatctctatctataacaatattcaagataataaccaaaaacagcaaaatttccttaaaattactaattcaggggcagcaactcaacaacaggttatccgatttatctgaaaatttcagggcagatagatcgtgacctgttacacaattttaccccttgtcagatttgctctaaatgctttggtttttgagttataagcccaaaactgcattttacccctatgttctatttttagccatggcggccatcctggatggttggccgggtcaccggacacatttttaaacaagataccccaatgatgattttggccaagtttggtgtaatttggccaagtagtttcagaggagaagatgtaaaagattactaagatttacgaaaaatggttaaaaattgactattaagggcaataactcctaaaggggtcaactgaccatttcggtcatgttgacttatttgtaaatctttttttgctgaacattattgctgtttacagtttatctctatctataataatattcaagataataaccaaaaacagcaaaatttcattaaaattacttattctggggcagcaacccaaaaccgggttgtccaattcatctgaaaatttcagggcaggtagatcttgacctgataaacaaatttacctatgtcagatttactctaaatgctttggttttttagttataagccaaaaactgcattttacccaaggttctatttttagccatggcggccatcttgattggatggctgggtcgctggacacatttttcaaactacataccccaaagatggttgtggccaagtttggattgatttcgccaagtagtttcagaggagaagatttttgtaaaagatcactaagatttacgaaaaatggttaaaaattgactataaagggcaataactcctaaaggggtcaactgaccatttcggtcatttgacttatttgtaaatattactttgctgaacattattgctgtttacagtttatctctatctataataatattcaagataataaccaaaaacagcaaaatttccttaaaattactaattcaggggcagcaacccaacaacaggttatccgatttatctgaaaatttcagggcagatagatcttgacctgataaacaatattaccccatgtcagatttgctctaaatgctttggtttttgagttataagccaaaaactgcattttacccctatgttctatttttagccatggcggccatcttggatggttggccgggtcactggacacattttttaaactagataccccaatgatgattttggccaagtttggtgtaatttggcccagtagtttcagaggagaagatttttgtaaaagttaacgacgccggacgacgacggacaacagacgacggacgacagacgacggacgacggacgacggacgccaagtgatgggaaaagctcacttggccctttgggccaggtgagctaaaaatatcataaggacctaagagctacggttccgcagcaaAGTATTCTAACATTagatatgaattttttttaatggaccAAAACTTTGGACTAAATCATCAGAATGAAACAATAATATTccaacttgatctataacttgtcataatAAAACCATATAACgaatattaaatcaatatctttaagaacgaagaaaaaaatatctttaagtATTCTAACATtagatatggattttttttaatggaccACAACTTTGGACTAAATCATCAGAATGAAACAATAATATTccaacttgatctataacttgtcataatAAAACCATATAACgaatattaaatcaatatctttaagaacgaagaaaaaaagtgtggaaagcTGATTTACcagactgacggatggacagacagacagacggacagagtgcaaacctaaagtcctgTGTGACTTCATTGGTAGGGGACTAATAAAAATATGtcataaattattttgaaaactttcAATTTTGCTATTTCAAATAATGCAAATGCTTATATACAACATTTGTAACAAAGTTACACAGTCATACTTTGAAAACCTGATGTCTAAATCATAAATAAATCATTCTTAAgggaaataaacaaaatcataatTGAACAACTATAAATAGAAACAAATCATATACACACATTTGTacaataatcaatataaaaaatattcaaataaaaaagcaTATAAATCATAAAGAGATCAAAGATTAGGGAAATAATGCCTTATCACTGACCATACACACAGTTATAGAGGAATAATGTCATGTATTAGTCAATTATTTCTTACTAATAATATATTAAAGGTGAAAAATCCTGACAATAAATTGTAACACAATTTTCTTTTGGAAATGTATATGGTCAGCCttttagcatttattttttatgactGTTGTACTCAAGTGTACACTGAGGACTACTATCTTATCAAGTCATGAAGTtcttataaaacaaattgtaagTCTAAAAATAAGCAGAAATAAAGCCAATATTGAGTCTTTGATATGAAAGTTTTTATATGGACAAAAAAATATAGCAAAGGATTAAGTCTCAGAATAGAAAGTATAAAAGCATCTTTCTACAGTATCTGATATAATATTTCATAAgtaattataagcctggtatcatttataagttttgatactaaaatttaaaaaatctgccATAATGATTctaaaaaatcttttgaaatttaattttgtttacctttgtttacctaagtatctaaaataaaaatatacacttACAAAAGTTGcttttcagatatttttattatttaaataccaAATTGGTTCAGGAAGCCACTTTATATTTGGTTAGACTGTGTGTTAAAAAAGTAGGTAAAATATATCTTTTCTAGCATAAATTTGTTATTTCCTGGCTTTGCTGATCTTTTCATAAagtaaatataaatagaaaattcaaaatataatcaTTTTACATTTGTAGAGGGTCTCAAAACATtagtcttttatatattttaagtggtttacaaaaaaatgtcacTAGAAAAAAACTAGTAAAAACtgaatgaatgattgattgataaaAACAAGTGACTAACAGCAAGTGATGGCAATAGCACAAACATTCATTTTGGTGGTGGGAGGTAAAAGGAATGCACGGAAGAACAAAATACTTAAGTAAAAACAACCAATACAAAACCATGGGACTTGGTTGCATGCTCAGTCaaatatagcatgttcttgaAAAAGGCACACTATTTGTaagacaacaacaacaataaataaattacatgATATATGTTTGACATGAATATTCATTAATATGTATATTTCTTCATTAACCAGTAATAAATTAAGGTAGATGATCATGATAATAGAACAAATGATTTCTACAAAATTAGCCAATATAcaatacatttttacaaaaaattacagAATTTAACTATCActgattattttgttttgattaatatGACAATCATATATATCACACTGAAAATCTGGAAACCCaaacttctaaaaaaaaaagtgtgacCTTTGTTGTTTTCAAACTCAAATAAGACTTTTTGTTATCACTACAGATGGTTTTTATATGGCAATAAGAgttttttatgataaatatatgGCACTATTGTCCctaagttttcattgtttttgaaaaGAACTAAAACTACtgctatttttgtttaaataaaatactCCTTCTTcagtttaacatgttttattttaaaaaccttTAGCATTTGATCAGAACATTTTTTAACAAAgataatatacataatataaagatatacaataacaaatgtaataaacaaatttCTACTCATACAATAGTAAGAATTGAAAATGACATAACTGACAGTGCTAATTAGAATTCATTAATTTTACACTCAAACTTTTGGTATATACTGGACACTTCCCTTTGATAAATATGTGTTGAAATTATGTTATTATCATTTATGGTTGGACAGCTTTGGCAGACAGGAAAACagcaaaatgttttaaatatgtgaaaaaaattaTGCAGAGTAGAAAATGCAAAATGTAGAATTATTATGcagaaaaatgcaaatttaaaatcTACTTAAACAGTAATGATTCGGAAATTGCacaattaaaacagaaataaTTCTAATGGagcagaaatatatatttttcattgattttctCTTCAACTTCTCTGACTAAGTGTGATTTTCTCTTCAACTTCTTTGACTAAGTGTTTTAAATCAATGAAATCTTTGTAACTTGCTGTCTATAACTGCTGGTTTAAGAACAAGTTCTAgaattatgtccctttataattaTGTCCCTTTGAAATTATGTCCCTTTGTTTACTGATGGACACACTTGTTCAATCTTTGACAATTTTAACAAATTCTTATAAATAAGTGATTTGattaaatcttattttaaattgAGATGAATCTACCACGTTAAATAGACCTAAAGGGTTTCTAGTAAACTCTTCCAAAATCAagaagatttttgtgacaaataaagtgcaaatattaaattaatttgttttaatttcaatgaAGAGAATAACAATTTTACAGATGACTCATGAGTGAAAATCATATCATTTcctcttgtttttatttaatcataaataaataattaaaaatgttacCACTTTGTTCATATTTACTTAGTCAGagtcttaatcatgttaatgaaaaATATCTATAATGGTTGATGAAGTACATGATACCAATACCCTGTATGGTTAATGAGAAAAACAATGGTGAACTTCTAAAATCAACTGTAAAATATTACATTCTTATGTCATTCTATCAGCTAAGATACAATTATTTTCAATCTAATTTTGCATAACCATTGGTATGGCCTTTTGAATGACCATTACTTTTTCCATTAGATAGTTTTACCCCATCTTTCTTTGCTTTCTCCATCTGTCTCAGATTATAGGATTTGATGTAGAAATTACCAAATAATACTAACATAGAAATCATGTATAAAGTCAACATGTACTCCCCAATCTTTGGGAAATCACAACGTGTAAAAGCACTCTGTAATGTGTGTAAGAGAATAAGCGTAAACTGTGTCTGAAAAAGATGAacatacaaaaatgtaataattGGTTGCAAAATTAGGGTGAAAGGGCACAAGTGAATGCTGGTAGTAGAAATCCTACAGCTTCATTGCTTCATGTGCAGTTTCAATAAAATTACAGATGGACAGAATGCTTCAGTGTCATTATAGGTTGATAAGTAAACAATTCAACATTTGAATAGATactttatagtgtgtctttctatgttgtgaaaatacacaattgttttgagtaagggtgaaggttggtacctagtaaaacatttaaacccgctgcatttgtttgcacctatcctaagtcaagaacctgatgttcagaagttgtcatttgttgatgtggttcataagtgtttcttgttttttttatatagattagaccattggttttcccaattgaatggttttacacatgtcATTTTTGGGCCCCTTATAGCTTACTgttggtgtgagcctaggctctgtgtttaagatatataatttatatagaagttataaataaatattctatTTTTCTATTGTCTATTAAAAAAGatcaattaattttgataaaaataggAAAAGTGTCTTCTAGATGCAGTAATTCTTTCAGAAGATGCTTTGTAGTTGAAATGAAATCtcaattgtgtctttttttttcttcatcaaattgGTATCTTATCATTGCATTTGCATTGCAATATAAGTAGCTTTACTATCTTTCTGTCTTTTTCTGGATAAAATTGCAAAAATCAGATTTTTTGCTGATCTAACAGAAGTTCATAAAGTTATATGTAgagtaaaaattattatttttttttttctaaatatgtgAATTTTGTCAGCATGGCTGATCATAAATATGTGAACTGTAggcatttaaaataataaaaaagaaaattttaacatGGAAAACTTACTAGCTGAAATTTAGTAATATACTTTTTCCACCATAACTTTGACCTCATAGAAGGAATAGCTGCTAGAGCATAATAAGCATACATGACTACATGTACTAAACAATTCATACTGCTTGACATCCATGCtgaaaaaaggagaaaatgtcacaattattaaaaatgttttaccaTTCTACATTGTATGCAAGCACATACTataatagacaaaaaaaatacatctcTGAAAATTCAGAattagaggctcttaagagcatgAGTATCTCAGTTAGGTCTATGTGCATCTTAAACAATGGACACACTCTCTGTCATTGTGGACTAGAAtataattcatgacaaaaatctcttGTTTGTTGATCTTGTGTTGTAGATAAATTTTGTTTGTTGTCAGTTGCTCTCTATCATTTTTAAGTGTTTGCCCAAAAtacaaaaatgattaaaaagaaatggtcatttcaattcatatgagAGGGGTTtcttgtaattttaatgttattaacATTATTGAATCAATGCATGCATATAGACTGTACTTTTgactttaatggtttacttttacaaattgtgacttggatggagagttgtctcattggcactcatagactcataccacatcttttatctatacatgtatatatactaaaCTTTTCATACATTAATTACAAATCTATGATGCATTATGatatcaacatatatttttttaatcagtgATTGTTGATTGCAAGAGTTTGTTGCCAAATTTTACAGGGTTGTGACATTGATAAACAATCAACTCATATCACTGGGagcatgtacacaataaatgataattttttatactTTCCATGCATTCCCATTTGCTAATTGAACTTTTCCTTAACAGTTACTTACTGTTTTGGTGTATTTTTGTGTTTAACACTTTCACTACTGAATTTATTTAAGGATACATTCGGCATCTACACCGGTGTGCCAAAAGGATACATTTGGCATGAAAGGGTTAAAGAATCATTTATTACTATCTACCTTCggaatgcatgttttttttaacattctttcatcattattttacatACTAACGAAAATTGTCATAGTTAAAGTCACTGCATATGGGAAAATATCAGCGAATTAAAGTACGAGAGGACAATAATTTAATAACAAGGAGGTTTACTTGCACTTGTTTCAAAGTAAAACTTTGCCATTCAAGTGTTAACTGAAGTTTTAAATGGTTTTAAGGGTAATCACCCCTTTAAAGAGTCAACTTACAATTTCAAccaaatttgacttatttgtaaaccTTGCCTTGCTGATATTTAAAAAGTGCTTATATATGAGATATGGACAATATGTAGATCTCAACATTATGGATATTTCTgcccctgtcagattttctctattgtAGTTTTCAAAGTAATAGATAAAACTTGAATTCTACCCCATtgctctatttttagctatgttgGCCATGACTGTTTTTGAGAAGATgttactggacacatttttttttaacttgataccccaatgatggttgtaGTCAAAATTGGTTGAATTTGGAAAGGTAGTTTCAGTGAAGattttttctatcatttttttctatcaaatatcCTAGATTTTGTACAGAAAAGTGCTATGAGTGCTTACACTGTCCTCCAGGCATATATGTCATAACTATCCACCAGACAATCAATATAGAACTATgatgatatacatgtagatagGTTATCTGGTTATCCTTCtttctcataatcattaaaaaTGTATCCATAAACTCCAAAATTTTAGACAGGAAATATATGTATAGTACATTGGCTaactagaaaaaaacaatataaattaatGTCAACTTCATCAGTTTACATAActaaatcatgattaattttcGAACAACAAAGAAAAATGTGGAAATGGCTATAAATGGCAACTTTACTTTAGGTAATTAATACACATATTATGAAATTCTAAAGTACATGCAGAATTGCCAATCCgagtaaaaattataaatttgttaccatctaatatttttttgcaaaagtctggcaaaaagggggaaaataaaaaaattccataAGGTGACCTGTAATTGCTTTTTTCTAAACTTTGACAATTTGTACCTTTCTGTActcattgtataatttttttaattaacatgtgGTTGTTGTTGATCTCGGAAGATGATTGGATAAGTTTAAGGGTCATAACTTTAATCAGCTAACtgaatgaatcaaaatatgctaacaggtcttaatgaaattgacaactttgtgAAATATGGAAGGCACTTGAAGGGGatgtttaacaaaaaatgaaaatttattttttattcattagaGAAACACATTCTTACATAAGATTACTCATGGGTAATCAGATTTATGATGAAATTATCTAATcttgatagttaaattataaattttaaagaactTGCCCAGGCTTGGACTTTAAACTTTGGATAAATCAGATAATGCACTGgtatcaatgtatatatatatattttatttttatagtgcaacctgattttacataataatacaatatatttaagtACATTATTTACATATCAGCCAGCCTTCAAAGACTAATGATGCACTGCTATTAAACTTTATCACcataattacaaataaaaaccagatgctccgcagggcgcagctttatacgaccgcagaggttgaaccctgaacagttggagcaagtatggacacaacattcaagctggattcagctctaaatttggattgtgattaaatagttaacacagcataggtttctgacacagaatgaatgtggtctaatgagcttaaaatatttttttgcctttgagcaattcactatgctgttgaatattaatcctctcaaaaaaatgtttgaagaaattttctttttatttatgaaatctgaaatgagaaaaatttaacaccccccctcccccacccatttttttttcacatcccactttccctttttccaaaactgatctcaattcaaatttctaatggagtttgcaacaataactgctcatttaaatacatcataaaatattaaaatgtaaaataaagtaaagtgcttgttatcactgaatggtaaaaattgttttaatttatcagttggtagtaaaagtgaataaacATTGTATATTGCATAAGACAataatttaagttgattcaactactattctggacaaagaaagataactccaattgaaaatttcttgctattgcacaatattgtgcaattagatatttcttactattgcacaatactgtgcaattgaaaatatttgctattgcacaatactgtgcaattgaagatttcttgctattgcacaatactgtgcaattgaaaatttcttggtattgcacaatactgtgcaattgaagatttcttgctattgctgaatactatgcaattgaaaatttcttgctattgcacaatacttaatataataattttggatcctgatttgaaccaacttgaaaactgggcccataataaaaaatctaagtacatttttagattcagcatatcaaaaaaacccaagaattcaatttttgttaaaatcaaacttagtttaattttggaccctttggacttaaatgtagaccaatttgaaaacatgaccaaaaattaagaatctacatacacagttagatttggcatataaagcacccaaattattcaatttttgatgaaatgaaacaatgtttaattttggaccctgacttggaccaacttgaaaactgggtcaataataaaagtacatttttagattcagcatatcaaaaaaacccaagaattcaatttttgttaaaatcaaacttagtttaattttggaccctttggacttaaatgtagaccaatttgaaaacatgaccaaaaattaagaatctacatacacagttagatttggcatataaagcacccaaattattcaatttttgatgaaatgaaacaatgtttaattttggaccctgacttggaccaacttgaaaactggatcaataataaaagtacatttttagattcagcatatcaaagaaccccaaggattcaatttttgttaaaatcaaacttagtttaattttggaccctttggacttaaatgtagaccaatttgaaaacatgaccaaaaattaagaatctacatacacagttagatttggcatataaagcacccaaattattcaatttttgatgaaatgaaacaatgtttaattttggaccccgacttggaccaacttgaaaactgggtcaataataaaagtacatttttagattcagcatatcaaagaaccccaaggattcattttttgttaaaatcaaacttagtttaattttggaccctttggacttaaatgtagaccaatttgaaaacatgaccaaaaattaagaatctacatacacagttagatttggcatataaagcacccaaattattcaatttttgatgaaatcaaacaatgtttaattttggaccctgacttggaccaacttgaaaactgggtcaataataaaagtacatttttagattcagcatatcaaagaaccccaaggattcaatttttgttaaaatcaaactagtaagtttaattttggaccctttggactttaatgtagaccaatttgaaaacgggaccaaaaattaagaatctacatacacagttagattgggcatatcaaagaaccccaattattcaatttttaatgaaatcaaacaaagttcaattttggaccctttgggccccttattcctaaactgttaggaccaaaactcccaaaatcaaacccaaccttccttttatggtcataaaccttttgtttaaatttcatagatttctatttacttacactaaagttatggtgcgaaaaccaagaataatgcttatttgggccc
This sequence is a window from Mytilus edulis chromosome 1, xbMytEdul2.2, whole genome shotgun sequence. Protein-coding genes within it:
- the LOC139494649 gene encoding very long chain fatty acid elongase 5-like isoform X1; the encoded protein is MQKMGLLEESSKFYEWTKETKDPRTRNWFLLNDNPIYVILIVLAYYFIVWQGPKFMKNRKPYELQTFMIIYNWFLVILSAYMTFEIVYSSYLIGYFSTSNPLCAKYKHSEAYKDPKEMRLANVLYIYFLSKILEFMDTFLMIMRKKDNQITYLHVYHHSSILIVWWIVMTYMPGGQSWMSSSMNCLVHVVMYAYYALAAIPSMRSKLWWKKYITKFQLTQFTLILLHTLQSAFTRCDFPKIGEYMLTLYMISMLVLFGNFYIKSYNLRQMEKAKKDGVKLSNGKSNGHSKGHTNGYAKLD
- the LOC139494649 gene encoding very long chain fatty acid elongase 5-like isoform X2, with the translated sequence MKMGLLEESSKFYEWTKETKDPRTRNWFLLNDNPIYVILIVLAYYFIVWQGPKFMKNRKPYELQTFMIIYNWFLVILSAYMTFEIVYSSYLIGYFSTSNPLCAKYKHSEAYKDPKEMRLANVLYIYFLSKILEFMDTFLMIMRKKDNQITYLHVYHHSSILIVWWIVMTYMPGGQSWMSSSMNCLVHVVMYAYYALAAIPSMRSKLWWKKYITKFQLTQFTLILLHTLQSAFTRCDFPKIGEYMLTLYMISMLVLFGNFYIKSYNLRQMEKAKKDGVKLSNGKSNGHSKGHTNGYAKLD